CGCTGCTCCGTTTTCTTGCTCATTTCACCGGAGATCAGCACGCAGTAGCTTTTGGCGCTGCCGCGTCCCACCCGCCCGCGCAGCTGGTGCAGCTGACTGAGGCCGAAGCGCTCGGCGTTCTCGATCACCATCACGCTGGCGTTGGGCACGTCCACACCCACCTCGATCACGGTGGTGCTGACCAGCAAGTCAAATTCGTGGGCGCGGAACGATCCCATGATCTCGTCCTTTTCAGCGGCGCTCATCTTGCCGTGCAGGATGCCGATCCGGGCTTCAGGCAGCATTTCGGTCAGATTCTCGGCCAGGTCGGTGGCGGCCAGCAGCTCCAGGTTCTCGTTTTCTTCGATGAGGGCCGTGACCACATAGGCCTGCCGCCCCTCGCGGATTTGCCCCATCACAAAGCCGTAGGCCTGGGCGCGGTAACCGTCCTGAATCAGTTTGGTTTCTACCGGCGTGCGGCCCGGTGGCAGCTCGTCAATCACGCTCAGTTCCAGATCACCGTAGGCCGTCAGTGCCAGGCTGCGCGGAATAGGCGTGGCCGACATGACCAGCACGTCGGGTCGGCTGGCAAGAAGTTTTCGCCGCTGCATCACCCCGAAGCGGTGTTCCTCGTCAATGACGGCCAGGCCCAGGTGGTCGAACTGCACGTTTTCCTGAATCAGGGCCTGGGTGCCCACCACGATATCCACCTCGCCCAGGGCAATCCGCTCCTGCATCGCCAGCTTGGTCTTGGGCGTCATCGCGCCGATCAAGAGGCCCACCCGCACGTCCAACGGCCCTAAATAACTGACCAGATTGGTGTAGTGCTGCCGCGCCAGGATTTCGGTGGGGGCCATCAGCGCCCCCTGGTAGCCGTCGCGCACCGCCAGGTAGAGGGCGCAGGCCGCCACCGCCGTCTTGCCGGAGCCCACGTCACCCTGCACCAGCCGCGCCATCTGACGGTCAGAGCGCATTTCCTCCACAATCTCGCCCAGCACCCGCCGCTGCGCCCCGGTAAAGCGGAACGGCAGCGCCGCCTCAAAACGGTCAATGTCCTCCGGGTGGGCCTCGAAGCGCTTGCCCTGCAACACGGCGTCCTCGCCCTGGAGCAACATTCGCAGTTCCAGAAACAGGTACTCGTCAAAGCGCAGCCGGCCCATCGCCCGCGAGAGGTGCGCCTCGTCCACTGGGAAATGGATGCCCTGGAGCGCATCGGCCAGCGTGGTCAGGCCATACTCGCGCCGCCAGTGAGCGGGCAGATAGTCGTCCAGCGGAGCCGCGGCCAGTGCCCGGTGCGCCGCCCGGCGCAAGAAGTCCTGGCTGATGCCTTCTTTGGCGTCGTATACGCCCACGATGCGCCCGGTGCTGAGGCTATCTGCGGCACTGTCTACCGTTTCCAGATGCTCGGCGGCAATCTGGGCGGTGCGCCCGAATTTTTTCACCCGCCCGGTCACGATCACCTTGAGGCCTTCGCGCAGCTGCCGCTCCAGCCAGGGCTGATTGAACCAGCTGGCCCTCACCCGGTTGCCGCCCTCGGTTTCCAGGGTGGCTTCCAAAATGGTCATGCGCGGTTTGGGGGTGCGCTTGAAGCGGCTGACCACCACGCCCTGCACCGTCACTTTCTGGCCCTCGTCCACGTTCATCAGCGAGGGCAGCGCCCGGCGGTCCTCGTGGCGGTGTGGATAGTAGTGCAACAGGTCGCGCAGCTGCATCAGCCCCAGCTGCCGCAGCTTGCGCTCGCCGCCGCGCCCGGTGTCTAGCTCGGCCAGCGGGGTGTCAATGGGCAGAGAAGGGGCCAGGCTCTGGCTTTCGGTTTTGACGGCCGGGGGCTGAGCTTGCTGCAGGCCCTCGGCGCTTCGCTTCTTGCTTTCCACCTTCCGCTTTTTGCCCGCAGCCTTTTCTCCCAGCATTCCCAGTGCTTCGTTCAGTGCCCGCTCGCGCTCAGGCTCGCTCCAGCCCGCGTAGCCGTCCAGCCGTTCGCGGATCTGCGGAAAGGGGTTCGCCAGTGGCCCCGCCAGCAGCCCTTCCAGCCCACCGGCCACCACCCGGTTGCGACACCCGGAGCGCAGTTCCAGGGTCAGGGGTTTACTGAGGCGTTCGGCGAGTTCAGCGACGGTGGGCACGCAAAAGAGGCTAGCAGAGC
The sequence above is a segment of the Deinococcus radiophilus genome. Coding sequences within it:
- the recG gene encoding ATP-dependent DNA helicase RecG; the protein is MPTVAELAERLSKPLTLELRSGCRNRVVAGGLEGLLAGPLANPFPQIRERLDGYAGWSEPERERALNEALGMLGEKAAGKKRKVESKKRSAEGLQQAQPPAVKTESQSLAPSLPIDTPLAELDTGRGGERKLRQLGLMQLRDLLHYYPHRHEDRRALPSLMNVDEGQKVTVQGVVVSRFKRTPKPRMTILEATLETEGGNRVRASWFNQPWLERQLREGLKVIVTGRVKKFGRTAQIAAEHLETVDSAADSLSTGRIVGVYDAKEGISQDFLRRAAHRALAAAPLDDYLPAHWRREYGLTTLADALQGIHFPVDEAHLSRAMGRLRFDEYLFLELRMLLQGEDAVLQGKRFEAHPEDIDRFEAALPFRFTGAQRRVLGEIVEEMRSDRQMARLVQGDVGSGKTAVAACALYLAVRDGYQGALMAPTEILARQHYTNLVSYLGPLDVRVGLLIGAMTPKTKLAMQERIALGEVDIVVGTQALIQENVQFDHLGLAVIDEEHRFGVMQRRKLLASRPDVLVMSATPIPRSLALTAYGDLELSVIDELPPGRTPVETKLIQDGYRAQAYGFVMGQIREGRQAYVVTALIEENENLELLAATDLAENLTEMLPEARIGILHGKMSAAEKDEIMGSFRAHEFDLLVSTTVIEVGVDVPNASVMVIENAERFGLSQLHQLRGRVGRGSAKSYCVLISGEMSKKTEQRLRIIEGSTDGFVIAEADLKLRGPGEIRGTRQSGIPDLRLGDLAGDAEVIEQARALAKHILSHDPRLEHPRLQYLRSELQNRSQSVAFREVI